Proteins encoded within one genomic window of Vanrija pseudolonga chromosome 3, complete sequence:
- the YPRB2_0 gene encoding putative protein in proB 3'region yields MAPAVDPNMIRPPPRSLAPAPPGLLPPPPDKALTKPLTVLCTVGVSAECEERLRDAFGTFHYYAEGEEIPADILPSIDVMFNTWTGPPGVVSDFAQTPRLKHVQLCSSGADKAMASAPFQKLVRDGGKVAGVERNVTLANASGTHVLTIPNWVVGMLVNVYHQVPRQIMIARNEQRWALRPEIDAGGGQYYARVTHGRMAGMLGYGQLGRESARLLKAMGMRIVAANTSGKATPQDGYVIPGTGDADGSIPEAYYSTKDAAQTREFLSRCDVLVASLPNTPQTAGWLDEEKLGHLPPNAVFLNVGRGSLVKSEHLLAALDRPSGLFGAAIDVTDPEPLPDGHPLYTHPRVIVTPHLSGDTEGEMDIAADVFLRNCARVAEGKEVINRVHFERGY; encoded by the exons ATGgcgcccgccgtcgacccGAACATGATCCGCCCGCCTCCGCGCtcactggcgccggcgccgcccggcctgctgcccccgccgccggacAAGGCGCTCACCAAGCCGCTGACGGTGCTATGCACGGTCGGCGTGTCAGCCGAGTGCGAGGagcggctgcgcgacgcgttcgGCACGTTCCACTACTacgccgagggggaggagatCCCGGCCGACATCCTGCCCTCCATCGACGTCATGTTCAACACCTGGACCGGCCCGCCCGGCGTCGTGAGCGACTTTGCGCAGACCCCGCGCCTGAAGCATGTCCAGCTGTGCTCCTCGGGCGCGGACaaggcgatggcgagcgcgccgttcCAGAAACtcgtgcgcgacggcggcaaggtcgcgggcgtcgagcgtAATGTTACCCTCGCGAACGCGAGCGGAACACATGTGCTCACCATCCCGAACTGGGTCGTGGGGATGCTCGTCAACGTGTACCACCAGGTGCCCCGCCAGATCATGATTGCGAGG AATGAGCAGCGCTGGGCCCTCCGGCCAGAGatcgacgccggcgggggACAGTACTACGCGCGCGTGACGCACGGCCGTATGGCCGGCATGCTGGGCTACGGCCAGCTCGGGCGCGAGTCGGCTCGCTTGCTGAAAGCGATGGGCATgcgcatcgtcgccgccaacacGTCGGGCAAGGCGACGCCGCAGGACGGG tATGTGATCCCCGGCactggcgacgccgacggctcCATCCCAGAGGCGTACTACTCTACCAAGGACGCCGCGCAGACCCGCGAGTTCTTGAGCCGGTGCGACGTACTCGTTGCGAGCTTGCCCAACACGCCGCAGACGGCTGggtggctcgacgaggagaagctgGGGCACTTGCCCCCGAACGCCGTGTTCCTCAACGTCGGCCGCGGGAGCCTCGTCAAGTCGG aacacctcctcgccgcgctcgaccgccCGAGCGGCCTCTTCGGCGCCGCGATCGACGTGACCGACCCCGAGCCCCTGCCTGACGGGCACCCGCTGTACACCCACCCGCGGGTCATCGTCACGCCCCACCTGTCAGGCGACACGGAGGGCGAGATGGACATTGCGGCGGATGTGTTCTTGCGCaactgcgcgcgcgtggccgagggcaaggaggtcaTCAACCGCGTGCACTTTGAGCGGGGGTACTAG